A portion of the Lysinibacillus timonensis genome contains these proteins:
- a CDS encoding beta-propeller domain-containing protein, with the protein MKKRIYVSGILLILAAVVIGVVLMFGKKIEVHAASTVLVNQPYQVHFSETLNEKSIDKGYIYLTNEQGNRVDAQISIENHGQTVAVINNVPGDYVLHVEKNAFTTISSSTTKQQISYEVIEQVSHIESMKDLQNFFITALNNERRYYSISKGDMTATEESAEVSNSSADTSAGGDYSTTNNQVEGIEEGDIVVTDGKYIYSILDNQVIVTDASNPKKLKQVSKITLDKYSYPMQLMIHDDMLVIIKDQYVETNKSSKKPYISGFSMTTAAFYNIEDPTSPTLIREIGQDGYMNGVRKYNDVLYIVTNKTPDYWILNDTPVEDVELRPYTYDSAEEEKLVPMEFEQLSILPGSTEPNYTIISAVDLNNFENEKVETKGYLGGSSSLYMSPNALYLTATKYEMPTTLELEVENNADESVSSSIARDMIIAPTAVSTDVYKFAINGTSIDFAASTSINGTVLNQFSMDEYNGHFRVAVTEGYAWGNDAASKNHLYLFNDKLEKVGEVTDLARGERIYSVRFMGDKAYIVTFKEVDPLFVIDLENPSEPKVLGELKIPGFSNYLHPLDENHLIGIGYETETVIDNYSKQPFTVTGGIKVSLFDITDFANPKEQDTVVLGGRGTYSDVQYNHKALFRNAEYSYFGFPVSIYEEKGQYDISYEGSGAVIYKITAEDGIELKGDLVTPAANGEQYENWETMIQRIVYIEDTIYTVSSNTIKSYDLETFKALGNVKLK; encoded by the coding sequence ATGAAAAAGAGAATCTATGTAAGTGGTATATTGCTTATTCTTGCAGCAGTTGTTATTGGAGTAGTATTAATGTTTGGGAAGAAAATTGAAGTACATGCTGCATCGACCGTATTAGTTAACCAACCTTATCAAGTTCATTTTTCAGAGACCTTAAATGAAAAAAGTATTGATAAGGGCTATATCTATTTAACAAACGAACAGGGAAATCGAGTAGATGCCCAGATTTCCATAGAGAATCATGGTCAAACTGTAGCTGTTATAAATAATGTACCGGGAGATTATGTTTTGCATGTAGAGAAAAATGCGTTTACCACAATCTCTAGCTCAACAACAAAACAACAAATTTCTTATGAGGTAATTGAGCAAGTTTCGCATATTGAATCAATGAAAGACTTGCAAAACTTTTTCATAACAGCATTAAATAATGAACGACGATACTATTCAATAAGCAAAGGTGATATGACTGCTACTGAAGAAAGTGCTGAAGTATCGAATTCGAGTGCAGACACAAGTGCAGGTGGAGATTACTCAACGACGAATAACCAAGTCGAAGGGATCGAGGAGGGGGATATCGTTGTAACTGATGGTAAATATATTTATTCAATATTAGATAACCAGGTCATCGTTACGGATGCAAGTAATCCAAAGAAGTTGAAACAGGTAAGTAAAATTACTTTAGATAAATACAGTTATCCAATGCAGTTAATGATTCATGATGATATGTTAGTTATCATAAAGGATCAATATGTAGAAACAAATAAAAGTAGTAAGAAACCTTATATAAGCGGATTTAGTATGACTACAGCTGCTTTTTACAATATTGAAGACCCAACAAGTCCGACACTAATTAGAGAAATTGGCCAGGACGGTTACATGAATGGGGTACGTAAATATAACGATGTATTATACATTGTGACAAACAAAACACCAGACTACTGGATTTTAAATGACACACCAGTAGAAGATGTGGAACTGAGACCATATACGTACGATAGCGCGGAAGAAGAAAAGCTTGTGCCAATGGAATTTGAACAATTATCGATTTTACCAGGCTCTACAGAACCTAATTATACGATTATCTCGGCTGTAGATTTAAATAACTTTGAAAATGAAAAGGTAGAAACAAAAGGTTATTTAGGTGGTAGTTCATCCCTTTATATGTCACCAAATGCGCTGTACCTTACAGCGACCAAATATGAAATGCCAACAACATTGGAGTTGGAAGTTGAGAATAACGCGGATGAGTCTGTTTCAAGCTCAATAGCTAGAGACATGATTATTGCACCAACTGCAGTGAGTACTGATGTTTACAAATTTGCTATAAATGGAACAAGTATCGACTTTGCTGCTTCTACTTCCATAAATGGTACTGTATTAAATCAATTTTCAATGGATGAATATAATGGGCACTTCCGTGTTGCGGTAACAGAAGGTTATGCATGGGGGAACGATGCTGCTTCCAAAAATCATCTTTATTTATTTAATGATAAGCTGGAGAAAGTTGGAGAAGTAACAGATCTAGCAAGAGGAGAACGTATTTATTCTGTTCGATTTATGGGAGATAAAGCATATATCGTAACGTTTAAAGAAGTAGATCCGTTGTTTGTAATAGATTTAGAAAATCCAAGTGAACCGAAAGTATTAGGTGAATTAAAAATTCCGGGATTCAGTAATTACTTGCATCCACTCGATGAAAATCATTTAATCGGAATTGGTTACGAAACAGAGACGGTGATTGACAACTATTCGAAACAGCCGTTTACAGTTACTGGTGGCATTAAAGTATCGCTGTTTGATATAACAGATTTCGCAAATCCAAAGGAACAGGATACAGTTGTATTGGGCGGACGTGGAACGTACTCTGATGTACAATATAATCATAAAGCTTTGTTTAGAAATGCTGAATATAGCTATTTCGGATTCCCTGTAAGTATTTATGAAGAAAAAGGGCAATACGACATAAGCTATGAAGGATCTGGTGCAGTTATTTACAAAATTACTGCAGAAGATGGAATTGAGTTAAAAGGGGATTTAGTTACACCTGCAGCGAATGGTGAGCAATATGAAAACTGGGAGACTATGATACAGCGAATAGTTTATATTGAAGACACGATTTACACGGTTTCAAGCAATACAATAAAAAGCTACGATTTAGAAACATTTAAAGCTTTAGGAAATGTGAAATTGAAATAA
- a CDS encoding polysaccharide deacetylase family protein — MNNNGCKKGGRIIDMILITTIFSLSIFITIFMITSKDYKFQNVSASDNISTTVTSNIIIEELETEFDGIELIRKTNKNIASPYQIQYINTEHGLINEQINQYISESESIYENTIRLQNTINHNSDTNRYNNLKIQVELFEHQKKYISVVFTKSVAIGSNVYDSTIKTIFFNNETGEIIDLRHIIDLNVNHLISLTELVRSEMSSHKVYKNHLDNDQFMASTEPKWKLYKRFAIKNNKIVFYYDKGEIGSRGLGIPTISIPLSSIYSLLAPEYQVGIKDNSVHSKPPTKENNVNGGKKVALTFDDGPHPTITLQILNLLDKYNAKATFFVVGNRVKAYPDIAIETLKRGHEVGNHTWNHASLTKLTSDQVLEQLQSTNQAIKNVTGQYPTVFRPPYGDKNERVLNLIDLPVVMWSIDTLDWKYRDSSNLLPIIKNKMHNNAIILMHDIHQSTANGLEDVLIYLQSEGYEFVTVSELMIDK, encoded by the coding sequence ATGAACAACAACGGCTGCAAAAAGGGCGGTCGAATCATTGATATGATCCTAATTACAACGATTTTTTCATTATCGATATTTATAACAATATTTATGATTACTAGCAAGGACTACAAGTTTCAAAATGTCTCAGCTAGCGATAATATAAGTACTACCGTTACATCAAATATCATTATTGAAGAACTTGAAACTGAATTTGATGGAATTGAATTAATTAGAAAAACCAATAAAAATATAGCATCTCCATACCAGATCCAATACATAAACACTGAACATGGGCTAATTAACGAACAAATCAACCAATACATATCCGAATCAGAATCAATATACGAAAACACAATCCGCTTACAAAATACTATAAATCATAATAGTGACACGAATCGTTATAATAATCTAAAAATACAAGTTGAATTATTCGAACATCAAAAAAAATATATATCGGTTGTATTTACAAAAAGCGTTGCCATAGGAAGTAATGTATATGATTCGACTATTAAGACGATTTTCTTTAACAATGAAACTGGAGAAATCATTGATTTACGACATATAATCGATTTAAATGTAAATCATTTAATATCATTAACGGAATTAGTTCGTTCGGAAATGTCTAGCCATAAGGTATACAAAAACCATCTGGATAACGACCAGTTTATGGCTTCAACAGAACCAAAATGGAAACTTTATAAACGATTTGCTATAAAAAACAATAAAATAGTATTTTATTACGATAAAGGTGAAATTGGGAGTAGAGGTTTAGGCATCCCTACCATTTCTATTCCTCTCTCATCTATATACTCATTACTAGCTCCTGAATATCAAGTTGGAATTAAAGATAATTCCGTTCATTCAAAGCCACCTACAAAGGAGAACAACGTAAATGGTGGGAAGAAAGTGGCACTAACCTTTGATGATGGTCCACATCCCACAATAACATTACAAATTTTGAATTTACTAGATAAATATAATGCGAAGGCTACTTTTTTTGTTGTAGGTAACCGTGTTAAAGCTTACCCAGATATCGCAATTGAAACGCTCAAACGCGGCCATGAAGTTGGCAATCATACATGGAACCATGCTAGCCTGACAAAACTAACTTCTGACCAAGTACTTGAGCAGCTTCAATCTACTAATCAGGCTATAAAAAATGTAACAGGGCAATATCCAACTGTATTCAGACCACCATATGGAGATAAAAACGAACGGGTATTAAACTTAATTGATTTACCAGTCGTTATGTGGTCAATCGATACATTAGATTGGAAATACCGGGATTCTAGTAATCTATTACCTATTATTAAGAATAAAATGCATAATAACGCAATTATATTAATGCACGATATTCACCAATCTACCGCAAACGGGCTCGAAGATGTTTTAATCTATTTGCAAAGTGAAGGCTATGAATTTGTTACAGTAAGTGAGCTAATGATAGATAAATAA
- a CDS encoding threonine/serine exporter family protein, translated as MTNKDINYETALDALLLAGRIMIESGAETYRVEDTMLRMARSLDIEDAQSYVTPTGIILSLGRKQITKITSISNRITDLHKVALVNKVSRNLTNKMISLEQAYDELIKIQKTNYFLPVHIQVLMAAIASSAFTILFGGMWYDMPAAFVAGGVGLIILTILQDLTRVKFFSEFLAALFVGLVGYFAVKFHLGTEIDKIIIGGVMPLVPGVVITNAVRDLMAGHFTSGIAKGTEAFLTAFAIGSGIALVFAF; from the coding sequence ATGACAAATAAAGATATTAATTATGAAACGGCTTTAGACGCGCTTTTACTTGCAGGTCGAATTATGATTGAGAGCGGTGCAGAAACATATCGCGTGGAAGATACAATGCTCCGCATGGCACGTTCATTAGATATAGAAGATGCTCAAAGTTATGTGACACCGACTGGAATTATTCTATCGTTAGGTAGAAAACAAATCACAAAAATTACTTCTATATCAAACCGTATAACGGATTTGCACAAAGTAGCATTAGTAAACAAAGTTTCTCGTAATCTAACTAATAAAATGATATCACTCGAACAAGCGTATGACGAGTTAATAAAGATACAAAAAACAAACTATTTTTTACCAGTCCACATACAAGTGCTGATGGCTGCAATTGCTAGTAGTGCATTTACCATTCTATTTGGTGGCATGTGGTACGATATGCCCGCAGCCTTTGTAGCGGGTGGTGTTGGACTGATTATTTTAACCATCCTTCAGGACTTAACTAGAGTGAAGTTTTTTTCAGAGTTTCTTGCAGCACTCTTCGTAGGATTAGTCGGATATTTCGCTGTAAAGTTTCACTTAGGAACAGAAATCGACAAAATCATTATCGGTGGCGTGATGCCACTTGTCCCGGGTGTAGTTATAACAAATGCTGTTCGAGATTTAATGGCTGGACATTTTACTTCAGGAATTGCTAAGGGTACAGAAGCATTTTTAACTGCATTTGCAATTGGCTCAGGTATTGCACTTGTATTCGCATTTTAA
- a CDS encoding threonine/serine exporter family protein translates to MDYIVHAICSFIATACFGVIFNAPVKAIPYGGLVGAIGWMIYYTSMKYGIAEVQATFLAAFVVAIVAQIFARRFKTPMIVFNVSGIIPLVPGGIAYNTMRSIVELDYTSGIEYGMRAFMISGAIAMGLVFAEVMTQLIFKIRNKGWTSMQSFARLKKPRIK, encoded by the coding sequence ATGGATTATATAGTACATGCAATATGCAGTTTTATCGCTACTGCTTGCTTTGGTGTAATTTTTAACGCTCCTGTTAAAGCGATTCCATATGGTGGTTTAGTAGGAGCAATTGGTTGGATGATTTATTATACATCGATGAAATATGGTATTGCTGAAGTGCAAGCTACGTTCCTAGCAGCATTTGTGGTAGCAATAGTTGCGCAAATTTTTGCAAGACGTTTTAAAACACCTATGATTGTATTTAATGTATCTGGAATTATACCGCTTGTCCCAGGTGGTATTGCTTATAATACTATGCGAAGCATTGTTGAATTAGACTATACAAGTGGAATAGAATATGGAATGCGTGCTTTTATGATTTCAGGTGCAATTGCAATGGGACTTGTATTTGCAGAAGTGATGACACAACTGATATTCAAGATACGGAACAAAGGGTGGACATCTATGCAATCATTCGCCCGGTTGAAAAAACCAAGAATAAAGTGA
- a CDS encoding bifunctional diguanylate cyclase/phosphodiesterase yields MNFPKTNYSIKENVILQAPFPSFLLNRYNHVLLWNQLAEDTFGYSFSDFINNDHIKETLLSALSDQTWQMISKRKDLLQFEQSKLLTNDDILLDASIITMPSYYKGELCTFVICLMSDQLKKYNSTTQPLIDLKEGLSSTFMLTTIDHEGFIVNCNDLFLKTSHWTPKRVIGKTFWQLFPNTTDSKAVTEEIWSTITSGNVWQGSVEKVTKDEQPYWVFLTAIPTYLPSENQYQFTLLEQNITEEKRLRNKLEKIAYIDPETGLMNVYRLEQVVNEMTIENRRFSFVYISIDKFYTIKEMHKDLNDRAFISEFVKRLKVYFQDSSMARINSNEFVIITPLSEWFIHGFLTYLKQNPIYNGNIAVPVSISGAITQSPKDQTNFSQLMKASITTIKNVREAGGNNITTLSSATHKALNRKSLIEKRLLLALDRNNLEVFYQPQYDLHSEKIVAVEALVRWEDDEVGVVAPDELIPIAEETGLINKIGTFVIEKAFTQAALWHKSGIDLKVGINLSVREFRDKNMANTILNMIDKTGCPANLIQIEITEKFALEAEVEASIIGQMRTLENAGISFVLDDFGTGYASFRYMQLLPISTLKIDQTFIYSLLKSDSTQRLINGIVQFGKSMNLTVLAEGVETEEQKQLLQEYGCDIIQGYIISKPVSDKDISKLMK; encoded by the coding sequence ATGAATTTCCCAAAAACAAATTATAGCATTAAAGAAAATGTAATTTTGCAAGCACCATTCCCATCTTTTTTACTGAATCGTTACAACCATGTATTACTTTGGAATCAATTAGCAGAAGATACCTTTGGCTATTCATTTAGTGACTTTATTAACAATGACCACATAAAAGAGACCCTGTTATCCGCACTTTCAGATCAAACTTGGCAAATGATCTCAAAAAGAAAGGATTTACTACAGTTTGAACAATCAAAGCTTCTAACAAATGACGACATTTTGTTGGATGCCTCTATCATTACAATGCCCTCCTATTATAAGGGAGAATTGTGTACATTCGTCATCTGTTTAATGAGTGATCAGTTAAAAAAATATAACTCAACAACACAACCACTAATTGATTTAAAGGAAGGTCTCTCCTCTACCTTTATGCTTACAACTATTGACCATGAAGGATTCATCGTAAATTGTAATGACCTGTTTTTAAAGACTAGTCACTGGACACCTAAACGTGTAATTGGGAAAACATTTTGGCAGCTCTTCCCTAATACAACTGATAGTAAGGCTGTAACTGAAGAAATATGGAGCACTATTACTTCAGGAAATGTGTGGCAAGGTAGTGTAGAAAAAGTGACAAAGGATGAACAACCTTACTGGGTTTTCCTAACCGCAATTCCTACCTACTTACCGTCTGAAAATCAATATCAATTTACTTTACTTGAACAAAATATTACTGAAGAAAAACGTCTTAGAAACAAACTTGAAAAGATTGCTTATATCGATCCCGAAACAGGATTAATGAACGTTTACCGATTAGAACAAGTAGTCAACGAAATGACCATAGAAAACAGACGATTTTCGTTTGTTTATATAAGTATAGATAAATTTTATACTATTAAAGAAATGCACAAAGACTTAAATGACCGTGCTTTCATTTCTGAATTTGTTAAACGTTTAAAAGTTTATTTCCAAGATAGCTCTATGGCTCGTATCAATTCAAACGAGTTTGTCATAATCACACCATTAAGTGAGTGGTTTATCCACGGTTTCTTAACCTATTTAAAGCAAAATCCAATTTACAATGGAAATATTGCGGTACCTGTCTCAATTAGTGGTGCTATAACACAGTCACCCAAAGACCAAACAAACTTTTCTCAATTAATGAAAGCCTCAATTACCACGATTAAAAATGTACGTGAAGCAGGTGGTAATAATATCACAACATTATCCAGTGCTACACATAAAGCATTAAACCGTAAATCATTAATTGAAAAGCGTTTACTTCTTGCACTTGATCGGAATAATTTAGAAGTATTCTATCAACCACAATATGATTTACATAGTGAAAAAATTGTTGCTGTAGAAGCTTTAGTTCGTTGGGAGGATGATGAAGTTGGCGTTGTAGCACCTGATGAATTAATTCCTATTGCTGAAGAAACAGGTCTAATCAACAAAATTGGAACATTCGTAATTGAAAAAGCTTTCACGCAAGCGGCATTATGGCACAAAAGTGGAATCGATTTAAAAGTCGGGATCAATCTATCTGTACGTGAATTCCGCGACAAAAACATGGCTAATACGATATTAAATATGATTGATAAAACCGGTTGTCCAGCGAATTTGATTCAAATTGAAATAACGGAAAAATTTGCTCTAGAAGCAGAAGTAGAGGCAAGTATTATTGGGCAAATGCGTACGTTGGAGAATGCGGGGATTTCCTTTGTACTAGATGACTTTGGTACAGGTTATGCATCATTCAGATATATGCAACTGTTGCCAATTAGTACTTTAAAAATTGATCAGACATTTATCTATTCACTTTTGAAATCAGATAGTACACAAAGACTGATTAATGGAATTGTACAATTTGGTAAATCCATGAATTTAACGGTACTTGCTGAAGGTGTAGAAACCGAGGAGCAAAAACAGCTATTACAGGAGTATGGTTGCGATATAATTCAAGGTTACATTATTAGTAAGCCTGTTTCAGACAAAGATATTTCAAAATTGATGAAATAA
- a CDS encoding ABC transporter ATP-binding protein — translation MKTIFSYAKPYWLPAVIALCLMLIELTVELVQPIIISKIIDDGIVVSDIDAIGYWGLVLVFLAILAFVCGIVNSYFSSHAAQSFAFDLRNELFRKIQSFTMATYLKFPTSGLITRLTNDVNQVQSVFFMSLRIMLRAPLAAVGSLVMAFYINPQIAVFLCIGAPLVVMILYIMVKKGINNFAQVQWRLDRVNRVLQESLQAIRLVKAYMRNNYESNRFQKVANYLKADTTKALRLMEFIMPMLLLVMNLSLLAAIWYGSNAVSLGKAEVGELVAIINYAMRVTGNFSMFAFIIIAFARAKASAVRMEEILIVSENQLEKDEEVGLETHVQKIDNFGTIRFEQVSFTYPNSNIEVLSDITFEVKPGEKLAVMGETGAGKTTLLNLIPRFYKPTSGKVYVNGRLVKDWNLSELREMIGFVPQKPLLFTGAIQENIRWGKQNATFSEIEHASKQAQIHKTIDGFPQKYETRVGQKGVNLSGGQKQRLSIARAFIRRSNILLLDDSTSALDVKTEAALWQALEEEASTMIVVTQKVRTAKTLDKILLLHEGNIEAFGTHEELLKLSERYRELSESQQEKAGD, via the coding sequence ATGAAAACAATATTTTCATATGCAAAACCTTATTGGTTGCCGGCGGTGATAGCACTTTGTTTAATGCTAATTGAATTAACAGTTGAGTTAGTGCAACCAATAATCATATCAAAAATAATAGATGATGGTATTGTAGTAAGTGACATAGATGCAATAGGCTATTGGGGACTTGTGCTAGTTTTTTTAGCAATACTTGCTTTTGTTTGTGGAATTGTGAATTCTTATTTTTCTTCGCACGCTGCGCAAAGCTTTGCTTTCGATTTGAGGAATGAATTGTTTCGTAAAATCCAATCGTTCACAATGGCCACTTATTTAAAGTTTCCTACTTCAGGACTAATAACCAGACTAACAAATGATGTAAATCAAGTACAATCAGTCTTTTTTATGAGTTTGAGAATTATGTTAAGAGCACCTCTTGCTGCGGTGGGTAGTCTAGTGATGGCGTTTTATATTAACCCTCAAATTGCAGTTTTTCTTTGTATAGGTGCACCTTTAGTCGTAATGATTTTGTACATCATGGTAAAAAAAGGAATTAACAATTTTGCGCAAGTTCAATGGCGTTTAGATCGTGTGAATCGGGTGTTGCAAGAGAGCTTGCAGGCAATCCGATTAGTAAAAGCATATATGCGAAATAACTATGAATCTAATCGGTTTCAAAAGGTAGCAAATTACTTAAAAGCGGATACAACGAAGGCTCTACGTTTAATGGAATTCATTATGCCAATGCTCCTGCTAGTTATGAACTTAAGCTTGCTTGCGGCCATATGGTATGGCTCTAATGCAGTAAGTTTGGGTAAAGCAGAAGTTGGAGAGTTAGTCGCCATTATTAATTATGCGATGCGAGTTACTGGTAACTTTTCAATGTTTGCTTTTATTATCATTGCTTTTGCAAGGGCAAAAGCATCTGCTGTTCGGATGGAAGAAATATTAATAGTAAGTGAAAATCAGCTTGAAAAGGATGAAGAAGTAGGACTAGAAACTCATGTTCAAAAGATTGATAATTTCGGAACGATCCGATTTGAACAAGTGTCATTTACATATCCGAATTCAAATATAGAAGTATTATCAGATATTACGTTTGAGGTGAAACCGGGTGAGAAACTTGCGGTTATGGGAGAGACCGGTGCAGGAAAGACAACATTATTAAATTTAATTCCTCGTTTTTATAAGCCAACATCAGGTAAAGTTTATGTTAATGGACGTCTGGTGAAAGATTGGAATTTAAGTGAACTTAGAGAAATGATTGGCTTTGTACCCCAGAAACCATTGTTATTTACAGGGGCAATTCAAGAAAACATAAGATGGGGGAAACAGAACGCAACCTTTTCCGAAATCGAGCATGCATCTAAACAAGCTCAAATTCATAAAACCATTGATGGGTTTCCACAAAAGTATGAAACACGTGTAGGGCAAAAAGGTGTAAACCTATCCGGTGGTCAAAAGCAAAGACTTTCAATTGCCCGAGCATTCATTCGTAGGTCAAATATTTTACTATTAGACGATAGTACGAGTGCACTTGATGTGAAAACGGAGGCTGCTCTTTGGCAAGCCCTTGAAGAAGAGGCGTCAACAATGATTGTTGTTACTCAAAAAGTGAGAACTGCCAAAACACTCGATAAAATATTGTTACTTCATGAAGGGAACATAGAGGCATTTGGTACACATGAAGAGTTATTGAAGTTAAGTGAACGTTATCGAGAACTATCAGAGTCTCAGCAGGAAAAGGCAGGTGACTAA
- a CDS encoding ABC transporter ATP-binding protein, which produces MNFVRKPFGYEPVLSKEDLKSVGKKKKGPRANDWKKTLLRIWRMVDEQRFLLILVFIMVIISSMLSLLGPLLIGFIIDQYILTGQLHEILPILLGLVAVYVVLSITLFFQNFWMIGIAQQTIYRMRTGLFHHLMNLPVAFFDKRQHGELMSRATNDIETVSSTLNTSFIQVFSSLLTLIGTVVVMLILSPLLTVLTMVIIPFMFTAMRWITKRTGKLFKEQQAAVGALNGMIEETISGQAIVKAFSQEKRVIEEFQEKNEQLRRTGFWALTYSGYIPKVMNFLNNISFAVVAGVGGILAYHGFVTIGIIVIFTEYARQFTRPLNDLANQINTVLSAIAGAERVFAVMDETKDKDEGKQSKGLKFKGEVEFRDVHFKYELAEEQETLKGVSFHVKPGQTVALVGATGAGKTTIMQLLARFYDVEEGSILLDGFDIREIKRETLRKQMAFVLQDPFLFETTVYENIRYGRLDASDDAVIEASKKANAHDFIMKLPDGYNTLLTADGSEISQGQKQLLSIARALVADPVILLLDEATSSIDTVTEIKIQKALEVLMEGRTSFVIAHRLNTVRHADLVFVMSEGRLVESGTQRELLELGGIYANMVNATENFRE; this is translated from the coding sequence ATGAATTTTGTACGTAAGCCGTTTGGATATGAACCTGTTTTGTCAAAAGAAGATTTAAAAAGCGTTGGTAAAAAGAAAAAAGGTCCTCGAGCAAATGATTGGAAAAAGACACTTCTTCGGATATGGAGAATGGTTGATGAACAAAGGTTCTTGTTAATCTTAGTGTTTATTATGGTAATCATTAGTTCGATGCTATCACTTCTTGGGCCGTTGCTAATTGGCTTTATTATTGATCAATATATTTTAACCGGCCAATTGCATGAAATACTACCAATTCTATTAGGCTTGGTGGCCGTGTATGTTGTTCTTTCAATTACATTGTTTTTTCAAAATTTTTGGATGATTGGTATAGCGCAGCAGACTATTTATCGTATGAGAACAGGGCTCTTTCATCACCTAATGAATCTGCCTGTTGCCTTTTTCGATAAACGTCAACACGGGGAACTAATGAGTCGTGCTACAAATGATATTGAAACAGTTAGCTCGACATTAAACACTTCCTTTATTCAAGTATTTTCTAGTTTGTTAACGTTAATTGGAACAGTGGTAGTCATGCTTATATTAAGTCCATTACTAACAGTACTAACGATGGTCATAATACCGTTCATGTTTACTGCAATGCGTTGGATTACCAAGAGAACGGGAAAGTTATTTAAGGAACAACAAGCTGCAGTTGGTGCATTAAATGGAATGATTGAAGAAACTATCTCGGGCCAAGCAATTGTAAAGGCTTTTTCTCAAGAAAAAAGAGTGATTGAAGAGTTTCAAGAAAAAAATGAACAATTACGTAGAACGGGTTTTTGGGCACTGACATACTCTGGTTATATTCCAAAAGTCATGAACTTCCTAAATAATATTAGTTTTGCTGTCGTTGCAGGAGTTGGTGGGATTCTTGCATATCACGGTTTCGTAACAATCGGGATCATTGTAATTTTTACAGAGTATGCCCGTCAATTTACACGCCCACTAAATGATTTGGCTAACCAAATAAATACAGTTCTATCAGCAATTGCAGGAGCTGAGAGAGTATTTGCTGTAATGGATGAAACAAAGGACAAAGATGAAGGGAAACAGAGTAAGGGGTTAAAATTTAAAGGGGAAGTAGAGTTTAGGGATGTCCACTTTAAATACGAGTTGGCTGAAGAGCAGGAAACGTTAAAAGGTGTGAGTTTCCATGTGAAGCCAGGCCAAACTGTAGCATTAGTTGGCGCAACAGGTGCTGGTAAAACGACCATTATGCAATTACTGGCACGTTTCTATGATGTAGAGGAAGGATCCATACTTTTGGATGGCTTTGATATTCGTGAAATCAAAAGAGAAACATTAAGAAAACAAATGGCTTTTGTGTTACAAGACCCATTTTTATTTGAAACAACCGTTTATGAGAATATTCGGTATGGTAGATTAGATGCTAGCGACGATGCGGTAATAGAGGCGTCTAAGAAAGCAAATGCCCATGACTTTATTATGAAATTGCCGGATGGATATAACACGTTGCTAACAGCTGATGGAAGTGAGATATCACAAGGTCAGAAGCAATTGTTATCGATTGCAAGGGCACTTGTGGCAGATCCTGTGATTCTATTATTGGATGAAGCAACTAGTAGCATTGATACTGTAACTGAAATCAAAATCCAAAAGGCGCTAGAGGTACTGATGGAAGGGCGAACAAGTTTCGTGATTGCACATCGTTTAAATACCGTTCGACATGCAGATCTTGTCTTTGTAATGAGTGAAGGCAGACTAGTAGAGTCAGGAACACAGCGTGAGTTATTAGAGCTAGGCGGTATTTATGCAAATATGGTTAATGCAACAGAAAATTTTAGGGAATAG